A part of Pseudomonas sp. HR96 genomic DNA contains:
- a CDS encoding penicillin acylase family protein codes for MASPAPNPTAPRLRRAAALVALLGLAGCQTDGRDADSLPPTTGVQPLKGLAQNVSVRRNSLGMPLIESSTFHDALFAQGYVNASDRIEQMVRMRLLAQGRLAEMLGPDALDVDRLMRSINLKRSADQLYEASSPRLKRFFEVYARGVNAYLFRYRDNLPKDLADSGYRPEYWKPEDSALVFSLLSFNLSVNLREEISALVLAQKVGADKLAWLLPTYPDEPLPQGEADKLKGISLASQLPGLSKLDDTSAQLSALSLTGSGNASNWAIAPQQARAGQSLLAADMQLPTRLPGLWNTLQIRAPKYQVAGLSLAGIPGVLSGFNGKLAWSLSAVRGDNQDLYLEKLKSEGNRLMYQVNGQWQPLAAHNETYFIKGQRPVREIVYETRHGPLLDLAVNGVRAGQTGYALALQLPDGKDDKSLDALFDLSRAQSMEQASDASREVHALAANIVFADAGNVGWQVTGRYPNRRDGLGLVPSPGWENQYDWDGYADPMLFPYDQNPTQGWVGTANQRTVPHGYGMQLSNSWAAPERAERLAQLASASKQDSRSSIAMQYDQTTLFAAKLKKMFEAPGMAQPLKQAIERLPEADRAKAREAYSRLLAFDGRLTPTSADAAVYELFLQQSARQIFLDELGPQDSPSWKAFVANAGLSWSAQADHLLGREDSPFWDDVGTAQKEDKPAILARSLAAAMTAGDAQLGADHKAWQWGRLHTYNWLALDGKPLRPAIEAGGDQSTLNGAGYAWGSDFTVNSASSLRMIVDFAQNEPMMVQNAGGQSGNPASPNHADGIDPWLKAQYVPIPLQLQNYERAYGVKRLTLVPAK; via the coding sequence ATGGCCTCGCCAGCCCCCAACCCTACCGCCCCTCGTCTTCGTCGAGCCGCCGCCCTGGTCGCCCTGTTGGGCCTGGCCGGCTGCCAGACCGACGGTCGCGACGCCGACAGCCTGCCGCCTACTACTGGCGTGCAACCGCTCAAGGGCCTGGCGCAGAACGTCTCGGTGCGGCGCAACAGCCTGGGCATGCCGCTGATCGAGAGCAGCACCTTTCACGACGCGCTGTTTGCCCAGGGTTATGTCAACGCCAGCGATCGCATCGAACAAATGGTCCGCATGCGCCTGCTGGCCCAAGGCCGGCTCGCGGAAATGCTCGGCCCGGACGCACTGGACGTCGACCGCCTGATGCGCTCGATCAACCTCAAGCGCAGCGCCGACCAGCTCTATGAAGCCTCTTCGCCGCGCCTCAAGCGGTTCTTCGAGGTGTACGCACGCGGGGTCAACGCCTACCTGTTCCGCTACCGCGACAACTTGCCCAAGGACCTCGCCGACAGCGGCTACCGCCCCGAGTACTGGAAACCCGAAGACTCGGCACTGGTGTTCAGCCTGCTCAGCTTCAACCTCTCGGTGAACCTGCGCGAAGAAATTTCGGCGCTGGTGCTGGCGCAGAAGGTCGGGGCCGACAAGCTCGCCTGGCTGCTGCCGACCTACCCCGATGAACCTCTGCCGCAAGGCGAAGCCGACAAGCTCAAAGGCATCAGCCTGGCCAGCCAGCTCCCTGGCTTGAGCAAGCTGGACGACACCTCGGCACAACTGAGCGCGCTGAGCCTGACCGGCAGCGGCAACGCCAGCAACTGGGCCATCGCCCCGCAGCAGGCGCGCGCCGGCCAAAGCCTGCTGGCCGCCGACATGCAACTGCCGACGCGCCTGCCAGGGCTTTGGAACACGCTGCAGATACGTGCACCGAAATATCAGGTGGCCGGCCTGTCGCTGGCCGGCATCCCGGGGGTGCTGAGCGGTTTCAACGGCAAGCTGGCCTGGAGCCTGAGCGCCGTGCGCGGTGACAACCAGGATCTCTACCTGGAAAAGCTCAAGAGCGAAGGCAACCGCCTGATGTATCAGGTCAATGGCCAATGGCAGCCGCTGGCCGCACACAATGAGACCTATTTCATCAAGGGCCAGCGGCCGGTGCGCGAGATCGTCTACGAAACCCGCCACGGCCCGCTGCTCGACCTCGCCGTCAATGGCGTGCGCGCCGGTCAGACCGGCTACGCCCTGGCCTTGCAACTGCCCGATGGCAAGGACGACAAGAGCCTCGACGCGCTGTTCGACCTGTCCCGTGCGCAATCCATGGAGCAGGCCTCGGATGCCAGCCGCGAGGTGCATGCGCTGGCTGCCAACATCGTCTTCGCCGATGCCGGCAACGTCGGCTGGCAGGTCACCGGCCGCTACCCCAACCGCCGCGACGGCCTTGGCCTGGTGCCTTCGCCAGGCTGGGAGAACCAGTACGACTGGGACGGCTACGCCGACCCGATGCTGTTCCCCTACGACCAGAACCCGACTCAGGGCTGGGTCGGCACCGCCAACCAGCGCACCGTGCCCCATGGCTATGGCATGCAGCTGTCCAACTCCTGGGCCGCACCGGAGCGGGCCGAACGCCTGGCGCAGCTGGCCTCGGCGAGCAAGCAGGACAGCCGCAGCAGCATTGCCATGCAGTACGACCAGACCACCCTGTTTGCCGCCAAGCTGAAGAAGATGTTCGAAGCACCCGGAATGGCGCAGCCGCTCAAGCAGGCGATCGAACGCCTGCCCGAGGCCGACCGGGCCAAGGCGCGCGAAGCCTACAGCCGCTTGCTGGCCTTCGATGGACGCCTGACGCCGACCTCCGCCGATGCGGCGGTGTACGAGCTGTTCCTGCAGCAGAGCGCCCGGCAGATCTTCCTCGACGAGCTGGGGCCGCAAGACAGCCCGAGCTGGAAGGCCTTCGTCGCCAACGCCGGACTGTCCTGGTCGGCCCAGGCGGACCACCTGCTGGGCCGCGAGGACAGCCCGTTCTGGGATGACGTGGGCACCGCGCAGAAGGAAGACAAGCCGGCCATCCTGGCCCGCAGCCTGGCCGCCGCCATGACCGCCGGCGACGCGCAACTGGGCGCCGACCACAAGGCCTGGCAATGGGGCCGCCTGCACACCTACAACTGGCTGGCGCTGGACGGCAAGCCCCTGCGCCCGGCGATCGAGGCCGGTGGTGACCAGAGCACGCTCAATGGCGCCGGCTATGCCTGGGGCAGCGACTTCACGGTGAACAGCGCCTCTTCGCTGCGCATGATCGTCGACTTCGCGCAGAACGAACCAATGATGGTGCAGAACGCCGGCGGCCAGTCCGGCAACCCGGCCAGCCCCAACCATGCCGACGGCATCGATCCATGGCTGAAGGCGCAGTACGTGCCGATTCCGCTGCAGTTGCAGAACTACGAGCGGGCCTACGGGGTGAAGCGGCTGACGCTGGTGCCGGCCAAGTAA
- a CDS encoding ligase-associated DNA damage response exonuclease, translating into MDLVVARPEGLYCTAGDFYIDPWRPVERSVITHAHGDHARTGNQHYLAAAPGEGILRSRLGQDINLQTLAYGERLKHHGVTLSFHPAGHVLGSAQVRLEYEGEVWVASGDYKVEPDGTCAPFEPVRCHTFITESTFGLPIYRWQPQAQIFEEINQWWRANAAAGKASVLFAYSFGKAQRILHGIDASIGPILVHGAVEPLNRVYREAGIHIPETQYAGDFKKTDPALRSALILAPPSAGGSTWMRRFGEFSDAFASGWMRLRGSRRRRGVDRGFILSDHADWPGLLWAIEATGAERVMVTHGSVAILVRYLREMGLDAAGFSTEYGDEEDAAVSEEPAP; encoded by the coding sequence ATGGACCTTGTCGTCGCCCGCCCCGAAGGCCTGTACTGCACCGCCGGCGATTTCTACATCGACCCGTGGCGCCCGGTGGAGCGTTCGGTCATCACCCATGCCCATGGCGACCACGCCCGCACCGGCAACCAGCACTATCTGGCGGCGGCGCCCGGCGAGGGCATCCTGCGCTCGCGGCTGGGCCAGGACATCAACCTGCAGACCCTGGCCTATGGCGAACGCCTCAAGCACCACGGCGTGACCCTGAGTTTCCATCCGGCCGGCCACGTACTCGGCTCGGCCCAGGTGCGCCTGGAATACGAAGGCGAAGTCTGGGTCGCCTCGGGCGACTACAAGGTCGAGCCCGATGGCACCTGCGCGCCGTTCGAGCCGGTGCGCTGCCACACCTTCATCACCGAATCGACCTTCGGCCTGCCGATCTACCGCTGGCAGCCACAGGCGCAGATCTTCGAGGAGATCAACCAGTGGTGGCGCGCCAACGCCGCCGCCGGCAAGGCCAGCGTGCTGTTCGCCTATTCGTTCGGCAAGGCGCAGCGGATCCTGCACGGTATCGACGCCAGTATCGGCCCCATCCTGGTGCACGGCGCGGTCGAGCCGCTGAACCGGGTGTACCGCGAAGCCGGTATCCATATTCCCGAAACCCAATACGCCGGTGATTTCAAGAAGACCGATCCGGCGCTGCGCTCGGCCCTCATCCTGGCGCCACCCTCGGCCGGCGGCAGTACCTGGATGCGCCGCTTCGGCGAGTTCAGCGACGCCTTCGCCAGCGGCTGGATGCGCCTGCGCGGCAGCCGCCGGCGGCGCGGCGTGGACCGCGGTTTCATCCTCTCCGACCACGCGGACTGGCCCGGGCTGCTCTGGGCCATCGAAGCGACCGGCGCCGAGCGGGTCATGGTGACCCACGGTTCGGTGGCCATCCTGGTGCGTTATCTGCGGGAAATGGGCCTCGACGCCGCCGGCTTCAGCACCGAATACGGCGACGAGGAAGACGCCGCTGTCAGCGAGGAGCCGGCCCCATGA